A segment of the Bacteroidales bacterium genome:
TACCTGCGCTAATGACTGGACAACCGGTGTAGTAAACGGAATTACCATTCCATCAGCATGTGATAATCAAAGCAGCCAGATTTCAATCAGGTGGCTGGTTTCATCAAATATTGATATTAATGGTGGCACGGTATTATCAACAGGTATCTCAAAAATTGATGATATTATTATTACAGGTGTAGTATCTACAGGAATAGCAGAAACAGAAAATGAAAGTTTAATAAAAGTTTATCCGAATCCAAGTAATGGTAATTTCTTTATTGAAAATAATGGCGAAATAAATAAAATTGCAGTTTATAATTTACTTGGCAAATGTGTTTATTCCAAAGAAAATGTTATTGAATACAAAACAGAATTATCCGGCTTTGTTCCCGGAATGTACATGGTTCAGCTTACTTCAACATCGGAAAATGTTTATACTTACAAGATCATTGTAGAATAAGAATAATTTTATTAATAATTTTACCCTGTCTTGTATTTTCAAAGGCAGGGTAAAATTTTAACTATTGCAAACATAAATTATTATGAGAAAAAATATTTTTTCTGTCGGTATCATTCTCTTCTTGTCAGTTCTTATCCTTGGCGGATGTAAGAAAAAGGATGATGAACAATTACCGCCAACAATTAGTTTTAAAACAGGCGCTTCATACACCCAGGATGGCGCTATTGTTCAGGTTGGTCATAAATTGTTCTTTGGTATTCATGCCGAAGGTATTAGTGAATCCATTACCAATTTTACAGTAAAAAAATATTTGGATAACGGAACGGTAATAACTGTAATGGATACAGGATTATTTAACCAAACGCTCGACCTGGACAAAATATTTTATCAGAATGTAGAAGACAAAGCTACATGGAAATTTGCTGTGATGGACAGGAATCATATGTCTGCCGAGGTTTCAATGGTGATTTATAAAGACCCCAATTCGACTTATGGCGGTATTTTTTATTATCCTTCAATTAAATTAGGATATCAGAATAATACCACATACGGGCATTTTTTAGATCCTAATACAGGCATGGTTTATATGGATGATTCGGCAACTGCACACCATGACAAGATAGATGTCCTTATTTATTATATTATAAGTAATGGTTTACCTTCACCTGTGCTTTCTTCGCCCGGTGAGATGGATAATGCAAGCACCGAAGCACAAACCTATTACCCGTTTATCGCTAACTGGTCGCCGCGTAATTATACATTATGGGACATCAGTTTTGACAATGGAAACAATACTCCTTTAACTGCTGCTGATTTTGATGCAGCTCAGAACGACAGTTTGCTTATCGTCTCCTATCACGATGTTTGGGGGAAAAAGAAATTCAGATTTGGTACAACCGGAAAAATAGTACCTTTTCTCACGGCAGGTGGAAAATTAGGATTGATTAAAGTGAACAGTGCTGATTCAACAGATACGGGAATTATGGATATTTCCGTTAAAATTCAACAATAATATTTCAGAACAGAATTAACACCTTTATTAATGCGGAAGTTATTATTTATATTTTTCTTGCTTCCATTATTTGGTATTACACAATCAGGTCAGAAAACAATTATTACAGGAACTGTATTCGATGCAAATGATAATGCCCCTTTATTCAATGCAAGCATTGTTTTAAAAAATAAAAATATAGGTACCGCATCAGATAAAAATGGAAATTTTTCTTTACCCGGAATTGAAACAGGAACATATATTTTGAACGTAAGTTTTTTGGGTTACCAAAGCGTTCAGAAAAAAGTTGAAGTAAAAAATGAGCCTTCAATTCATGTTAAAATATTTTTAAAAGACACAAGTTTCACATC
Coding sequences within it:
- a CDS encoding T9SS type A sorting domain-containing protein, which produces MKKIFTILCLAVMPFLTSNSFAQDTLAAWTFPSTSADSLVDVAPSLNSSRYISCQYGTWGATTYHAITTDYTTNGSLGSPDKCAKATGWNDGADSAYWMIKLKTTGYGNLKLYSKQQGGGSNPGPRDFKVQYKLPGSTSPWVDLTTVTCANDWTTGVVNGITIPSACDNQSSQISIRWLVSSNIDINGGTVLSTGISKIDDIIITGVVSTGIAETENESLIKVYPNPSNGNFFIENNGEINKIAVYNLLGKCVYSKENVIEYKTELSGFVPGMYMVQLTSTSENVYTYKIIVE